Proteins found in one Rhodobacter capsulatus SB 1003 genomic segment:
- a CDS encoding TetR family transcriptional regulator: MARKTGSHSEITGPRIRAEASRLFARHGFAAVSMRQIAAAVGVQAGALYLYTPDKEALLFDLLKTHMDELLAAWAEVPRGTGALTALEAFVRFHIRHNLPRAEAVFLSYMELRNLSESNFAVIEALRRAYETELETILRAGQAEGVLALPDPKLAAMAIIAMLTGVNTWYREGGRLSRETVETIYWDMVRKAVGA, translated from the coding sequence ATGGCACGCAAGACAGGCTCTCATTCCGAAATCACCGGGCCGCGCATCCGCGCCGAGGCGAGCCGGCTCTTTGCCCGGCACGGCTTTGCCGCGGTCTCGATGCGGCAGATCGCGGCGGCGGTGGGGGTGCAGGCGGGGGCGCTTTATCTTTACACCCCCGACAAGGAGGCGTTGCTGTTCGACCTGCTGAAAACGCATATGGACGAGCTTCTGGCCGCCTGGGCCGAGGTGCCGCGCGGGACGGGGGCGTTGACGGCGCTGGAAGCTTTCGTGCGCTTTCACATCCGCCACAACCTGCCCCGGGCCGAGGCGGTGTTCCTGAGCTACATGGAATTGCGCAACCTGTCGGAGAGCAATTTCGCCGTGATCGAGGCGCTGCGCCGCGCCTATGAGACCGAGCTGGAAACGATCCTGCGGGCCGGTCAGGCCGAGGGGGTCCTGGCCCTGCCCGATCCGAAACTGGCGGCGATGGCGATCATCGCGATGCTGACCGGGGTCAACACCTGGTATCGCGAGGGCGGGCGGCTGAGCCGGGAAACCGTCGAGACGATCTATTGGGACATGGTGCGCAAGGCGGTCGGCGCCTGA